The Alkalihalophilus pseudofirmus nucleotide sequence ATCGGAGTGCTTTCTGTAAATGCTTCATCCCCTACGTTCAGGGAACCATACACTTCATCGGTGGAAACATGAATCATTTTTGAGGCTTTCCCTTCGAGTACTTTTTTAAGCAACTGATGGGTTCCGAGAATATTGGTATTAATGAAGCTCCCGGCATCCAGTATGCTTCTATCTACATGGGACTCTGCTGCAAAATGAATGATGAGATCATATGGTTCTGAAAAAGCAGCCTCTACTTCCTCTTCATTTACTAGATTCACTTTTATAAATTGATATCTAAGGTGGTCTGCTAGATCAGACAAACTACTCTCATTTCCAGCGTAGGTGAGAGCATCAATATTAGTAATTTGTGCATCAGAATGGTTAAGGGCATATCGTATAAAGTTCGAGCCAATAAATCCGGCACCACCAGTAACGAGAATTTTTTGCATTTACTCCTCTCCTCCCTGATAAATCAACGTATTTGCCTTAAATAAAGATTCATGGGTTCCAGCATCGATCCACCACCCGCTAAGGACATCATAGGTAAGTTGACTTCTCATCATGTATTGTTTATTAATATCAGTGACCTCAAGCTCCCCCCTATCTGATGGAGAAATAATAGTAAGCAGATCAAAATAACTTGAATCATACATGTAAATGCCAACCACACAATAATTCGAACGTGGTTCTGAAGGTTTCTCTACAATTGATTTGATCTTTTTATTCTCTTGGTCTACCTCTGCTATTCCATATCTATGTGGATCTTGCACCTCTTTAAGCAACACCTTTGCACCGCTATCTTGTTGTTCAAACGCACGAATATAAGGTGTTAATGACCTTTCGAATAAATTATCACCAAGAACGACAATAAAACGGTCATCCCCTACAAATTCCTTAGCTAACCCAATTCCTGCTGCTATTCCTGTTGCGGAAGATTGAACTATATAACTAAGTCTTACCCCAAGTGACTCCCCCTTACCTAGCAGTGCTTTAAACATCGGCATACTTTCCTTTGTTGTGACAATAAGTTGATTTTCGATACCTGCTTCTTTCAATTTCATAACAGACCAATAAATCATCGGATATTGTCCTACGGGTAATAAATGCTTGTTAATGATTTTAGTTATAGGTGCTAACCTGGTACCTGTTCCTCCAGCTAAGATGATACCTTTCAAACCAAACACCTTCTTTAATCTATATATTGTAAATCTATACATCTCTTTTCTTTATATGCTGCCTTAAATGAATCAGTTCGCTCCCCCCCTAGATTGATGAACAAGATTAGTAAATGTTATACATAGTTAGATTAATAGACTGTTCCCAATCTAGCTCGTTAGCCTACACCGAAAGGATGTTTTGGAAATAGAATATAAGAGTTACATTGAAAGGAGGTTTTCCTAATGTTTAATAAATGTTTTATTCATGAAGATCGTATAAAGTCCTATAACCCTGTTGAAGAAGTAGATAAAAAAAGCTTTTGTTGTAAATGCTGGCTTTGCTGCAGCTGTAAAGAGGAACCAAAGAAGTGTAAAAAGAAGAATCATAAATGTAAGAAGAAAAAAGACAAATGCAAGAAAAAGCATACATGCTGTAAAGAGCAGCATAAAAAACACAATAAAAAACACAAAAAGAAGAAGAAAGATAAAGGTTGCAACTGTTACAAATAACGACAAAGAGGTCAAGTTCGTATGTTGAACTTGACCTTTATTCATTTTATATTTGTACGACCTCAACAGGATAAACTTCCTTGCCCTTGAACCGATAACATTTTAATACCGGTTTGCCCTTTAAAAAAGAAATAATCAAATAACCCTTTTCTGGATAAGGGTTGTAAATAATATCTTCATGAGACGGATAAGCTTTGGCGGTTGGGTGCGAATGGAAAATTCCAAGAAATTCTTCATTTAATTTTTCCATTTCTTCAAAAACCCTAAGCATATCTGAATTGCTCATTGCAAAAGAAGTGGGGCTTCTTTGAATATTTGTCACCGGCCAACACGATGTAATCACACCCTCCGAGCCAGACAACAAACCACACCCTTCATACGGAAGCTCGCTTTGACAATGATTAATTACTTCTTGATATATGCTCGCTTTAATGAACAAGGTCCTCCTAAGCTTATTTTTCTTCTTATGGTAAGTTTCGCTTAAAGCAGCAGCCGCCTCTTTTTGCTTTTTGTTGTTGGAGACTGGGCGCAGGTTTTAGTGTTGGTTTTGCTGTTGGTTTTGGTGTTGGTTTTGCCCTTCTACCGGCTCCTTGTGTTGAGTTACTCATCTTACTTTCAACTAATTTTTTAAAGTTATCAAATCCCATTTTAATCATCACTCCTATTCATCAACATATAGTATGTATATGAATACTGTGTAGATTTTGGAACAGCATCGATGATGATCTTACATTAAATAGGAGGGATGAATGTTGAACGTAAACATTACTAATAACGGAAGAAAAGTTAGCTCCATTTCACCAGATTCATTAGCAGCTTTTTATTATTTCTTAAATGAATCAGGCTTTGAAACACAGCTCGATCATGAACATCACACCCTTGAACTTAAACCTGGCTTACATGAAAAGCACATTACCTTATCGCCCGTTATGCATTCACACCTGAATTCCTTTAGAAGAAACCAAGTCGAACAACAAATCTTACTACAAATTAAAAAGTATTTAGAACACAGCGGAGCTAAAGTAACCATTCTTGCCGAGGAGAAACCTTCAATCCTTGCAGACTTTCATTTAAGGCTGGCCATAACTGAATTGGTCAAATTGCAAGAGCCCGTCATTGAATTATCCTATAATGCGAAGCCAAACAATCGAAAATGGTTATCTATCTTACGTAATGAAATTAGAAAGTACGGGGCATCCTTTCAATCTAATGAAACCATAAATGATTTGACGCCTTATCTTACGATTCAGGCAAACCACCCTGAAATTAAAAATGAAACGTTTTGGAATGATTACGGACAGAATTACGCGATTATGATTGCAATGAGCATTTTAGCTAGATTTAGGTCGGATATGCCGCTTAGCTTACTTTCTTATTTACCATTGGAGTTCTTAAATCAACCAATTTCCAAAACAAATAAGTCGAAAAAAACACAAAACGAACTTCACAAGGAAAACTCAAATCAAGTCAAAAAAATATCCCTAGACACCTCAAAAAAAATCGTCCGGGAAACTGCAGAAACTTTTTTTGATTATCAAACCATCCTTGACTCAGAAAAAAGAAAAGTGAAGCTTCTTGTTACATTCACAATAAAAAACACCGGAACTACTCAACTTACAAACCCATTAATTTGTCTAAAAACAGGTCCTGACAACGAAATTAAAATTTCAGGACAGATCGTACCTCCAAATGTTGCACAAAGCATGGGAATAATGAACGATAGTGGAGCAAGCGGGTGGAAGTATCATGCAAATGATTGGCATGAGCACTTAAGAGAAAAGGGAGAAATATGGATTAGTCCAATACAAGACCTAACTATCCAACCTAATACTCAGCACTCTTTAAATAATGTTCAAATTTCTTTGCCCTCAAATGAAAAAACAGCTAAAGTACAAATTGAGGGATTTGTATTTTTTAACGAACAAAAGCTCGAGGTTCAATCAAATAATCGAATCCTTGTCTCCTATTAAAAAGATACCAGTTATATATAACTGGTATCATTATGAACTTATTTGAGGGGGATAATACAATAGGTGTAATAATATTTCACTAAACTTGCTTTCTTCTCCCACAGCAGCCTTTTTTAGGTGCAGACTTCCCTTTAGCAGCAGGAGTAGAAGATACCCGTTTCGACTGAGTGGGCCTCTTATAACTATCACTGTTAATTCTCTTTTCAACGATATGTTTAAATTGTTCAAAGTTCACAAGCAGCTCTCCTTTCTGGCATACATTATTTATATGAGAAGCTCTGCCAATTGGTAACAGTATTCACTAAAAATAGGTAATAGGTATACGAAAAGAACAGTTAAATTATCGATTGGAGTCTAGGCAATCAGCTACCGTTACATTTGATGAGACTACTTGAATCGTTGCTAATGGAGTCGTATCTAACAGCCTAATGTCTGTCTGAATCGTATTAAGTGATTGATTGAGAACGAGCGTAAAAATTGCATTTGTTGCTAATTGTCCAGCTTGTGAAAAGACCCCTGTTCCATTTACAGTTAAACTCTGATTTGTACAAGAAATTGAACTAAAACCATTTGCAAGAAAGGTGAAGCTTTGATCTATTTAATCTTCAGGAGTAGGACTGGTTGGATTCTGCCCCGGGAAGTCAATAAAAGAAGCACTGAATTGGCTTCCCTGGATGGAACACTGATTACAGATCACTGTACTCAAAGTCAACGCTCCTTGACGCGTGATAAGCCGTTACCTCCATTTACTAGAATGGTTTCAGTTGAATTAATGACTTCAGCATCTCCTTGGCATTCGCAAGTGTCAGATGGGAAAAACTCTCGACACTGACTAGGGAATGTCGGAAATGCACACGCTGAATAATCAGCAGATAATTCAATCGGATCTCTAGGACCGCAGAACTTTCCTTCAAGCTCTAGAATAGCCTCGCCTTCCACTACCATTTCTTTACACATTGTAACATCGAGAAGTACAAAATCTCCTAAGATTTCATTTGATAAAACCTGACAATACACTTCATAAATCGAACATTTAATTTCAGTGCCTTCAGGGTGACATAGAATCACATCATCTATAAAAGTAATGGGCACTTTAAAATGACAATCTTTTTGGCATTCACAATCTGCTCTAGTGCATGTTACAGAAATACTAATTTCACTAGAAAATAGAAGCGTGACGATTTTTGCACTCGCCACACCGATATTGATTTGTTTCTCTTCAAGAATCTTGCACGTTCGTGTCTTTTTTATTTCTTGACATACGATGTTTAATTGTCCATCACATCCATGACATTTCTTGATCAGCGCTAAACATTTTTTCGGAATAGGCACCTTATTTCGATCTCTATTCGTTAAAATAACCCAATCATATAGTTTAGTCGTCTTGATACATTCCACTCCAACAGAATTAGGGACTTGCCTGCCGCTTATTGCTAACCCTTTAACGTTCATGTTTCTATCTTCCCCTTTCACACTTGCTTACTAGGAAAAACAGTGACGTTATTATGACATTGGAATTTCTCTGGACTGCCTACATGATCTTATCGTATTAGCGACGGTAAGCTCTAAATGGATCAATAGCCTTCAAGTGCTCATATCGTTGGTAAATACCCATCGGATCTGTTTCTTTTGAATCACTTTTAGCTTTATGTTGTGCAGGAGACGTATTTTGCTGCTTCATTGATTTTAATGTTTTCTCATAACGTTTCAACTGCTCCTTATACTGATTCTCTTTTGATTGATTGTTTTTTAAAGCAGCTTTCAATTCTTCGATATACTTCTTATTTTGTTCATCATAATCTTTATACTTCATCACTATCTCATTTAACGCTGAAATTTCTTTTTTGGCTCTCTCCTCTTTATCTTGCAAAGTACGTATCGCATCATACATTTTATCTATTTCCAGCTTAATTTGAGATTCCTTATCCTTTACATTTGATAATTCACTGCTCAGTTGCCCTAAGCTTTCGCGATCATTCTTCTGATACGTTTCTAACGTTTCGTGAACATCTAAGAAGATTTTCTTAATTTCTGAGATATCTTCCGTTAAATGATTAATCGTTTTACGTAATTGTTCATTTTGAGTTTTATAGTGATTTAATTCGTCTTCGCTTGACGTATTCCAAAACATAGCATACCACTTCCCCTTTTTATCAGTCGTACTTTCATTTGCTGAGTCTTCCTTTGCCCACATATTCTTATCTATCCTATGAAATTGTCTCTTAATACGTTCAGCATGGGAGTTTAAATTTTGGTAACATACGGTTTTCGTTTTATGATCCCCTACTTCTTTCACAAGACTTGGTGACCCCTTTTGACGGTGTCTATCGCTCCAAGGTAAAGCATCTGTGGCCGTTTGGGTTGACTTATCTGCTATAGCTGCCTCTTCTATCGTTAATTGCTTTGTTTCAAGCTCCATAGATCCAGCAAGCTCATTTACAGCCAGCATGAGCTCATCTTCAATTACCTTGCACTGTTTTAATTTTTCCTTATACGAGTTCAGTGAGGCTTGATGCCTCGCTACCTTTTTGTCATAGTCCTCAAGATCATCAAGTTCCTTAAACACCTCTCTTAGCAGGTTTTTGATCATCAAGCCCCACCACCCTTTTATGTGATATGTAAAATTGATATATGTATATGTAGGTAAATGCGGATTGGTGAAAAAGGAATGTAATTGAAATGAATATGTTTTGAGGAATAATTCTTATTTTTTGTAAACATGCATATATTTTAGGAGAGGACGTATAAGGGGGTTAGAGAAATGAAAATGGACCCTAAAGAGAAGATGAGTTATCACAAGAAAACAAACACACAGCTGCAACATATTATTATCCACTTAAAATCCGAATTAAAGGCGAGTCAAGTGAAACTAAAAGAATATGAGGAAAACTACCATTACAGCCAGCTTAAACAGTTAAAAATCGAGAATAAAGAACTAAATCATG carries:
- a CDS encoding sugar phosphate nucleotidyltransferase translates to MKGIILAGGTGTRLAPITKIINKHLLPVGQYPMIYWSVMKLKEAGIENQLIVTTKESMPMFKALLGKGESLGVRLSYIVQSSATGIAAGIGLAKEFVGDDRFIVVLGDNLFERSLTPYIRAFEQQDSGAKVLLKEVQDPHRYGIAEVDQENKKIKSIVEKPSEPRSNYCVVGIYMYDSSYFDLLTIISPSDRGELEVTDINKQYMMRSQLTYDVLSGWWIDAGTHESLFKANTLIYQGGEE
- a CDS encoding M67 family metallopeptidase; this translates as MFIKASIYQEVINHCQSELPYEGCGLLSGSEGVITSCWPVTNIQRSPTSFAMSNSDMLRVFEEMEKLNEEFLGIFHSHPTAKAYPSHEDIIYNPYPEKGYLIISFLKGKPVLKCYRFKGKEVYPVEVVQI